A window from Candidatus Delongbacteria bacterium encodes these proteins:
- a CDS encoding cbb3-type cytochrome c oxidase N-terminal domain-containing protein codes for MSEQKPNEMLDHNYDGIQEYDNPLPTWWVWIFWATIVFSLVYFIYYHILMGPTMHDEYAAEVESWDARMAELIPPTASEGDLQAILADPAKVQAGGAVFAAKCLPCHAADGGGMVGLGPNMTDNYWKNGDGSLSAIQKVVISGVTGTAMQAWEQQLKPDELVNVVAFVKSLQGTTPANPKEPEGQLVGAAAADSTAQVSDSSALETASK; via the coding sequence ATGAGCGAGCAGAAACCGAACGAGATGCTGGACCACAACTACGACGGGATCCAGGAGTACGACAATCCGCTGCCCACCTGGTGGGTGTGGATCTTCTGGGCCACCATCGTGTTCTCGCTGGTGTACTTCATCTATTACCACATCCTGATGGGCCCCACCATGCACGACGAGTACGCCGCCGAGGTGGAGAGCTGGGATGCCCGCATGGCGGAGCTGATTCCGCCCACCGCCTCCGAGGGGGACTTGCAGGCCATCCTGGCGGATCCCGCCAAGGTCCAGGCGGGCGGCGCGGTCTTCGCGGCCAAGTGCCTGCCCTGCCATGCGGCGGACGGCGGCGGCATGGTGGGCCTGGGCCCGAACATGACCGACAACTACTGGAAGAACGGCGACGGCAGCCTGTCGGCCATCCAAAAAGTGGTGATCAGCGGAGTGACGGGCACGGCCATGCAGGCCTGGGAGCAGCAGCTGAAGCCCGACGAGCTGGTGAACGTGGTGGCCTTTGTGAAGAGCCTCCAGGGCACCACGCCGGCCAACCCCAAGGAGCCCGAAGGTCAATTGGTGGGCGCCGCCGCGGCGGATTCCACGGCCCAGGTCTCCGACAGCTCGGCGCTGGAAACCGCCAGCAAGTAG
- the ccoN gene encoding cytochrome-c oxidase, cbb3-type subunit I, translating to MSARIEQFSYNDDVVRKFVMATLLWGVVGMLVGLIIALQLIWPSLSFDLPFLTFGRLRPLHTNAVIFAFVGNGMFAGVYYSTQRLLKARMFSDLLGKLNFWGWQAIIVSAALTLPLGITQSREYAELEWPIDIAIAVIWVVFAINFFGTIAKRRERHLYVAIWFYIATIIAIAVLHIFNNLWVIAGPLKSYSIYAGVQDAFMQWWYGHNAVAFFLTTPMLGMMYYFLPKAAERPVFSYKLSILHFWTLVFMYIWAGPHHLHYSALPGWASTLGMIFSVMLWMPSWGGMINGLLTLRGAWHKVAEEPILKFFVVAVTFYGMSTFEGPLLSIKTVNALSHYTDWTVSHVHSGALGWNGFLVFGMLYWLAPRLFQSGRLYSKKLAELHFWIGTVGILLYIVALYSAGVTQGLMWRAFDQTGRLLYPDFVETVQRLMPMYMVRALGGTLYLTGTILGVYNILMTWKMRPARYEEPVYEAPALTYEPEQADYSKAPYPGALGRMVSLAWHRVWEGRGLVFTIWVVIAVASASLFEIIPTFLIKSNVPTIASVKPYTPLELYGRDLYVAEGCYNCHSQMIRPFRAETLRYGEYSKPGEFIYDHPFQWSSRRIGPDLHREGGKRSDFWHLEHFRDPQKMTPGSIMPKYPWFESKAIDFASIQKRVDAMIMLGVPYGEVVNSAEAVAREQAARVATAIAQNGGPMNLGDKQVVAIIAYLQRLGTDIKAAGATN from the coding sequence ATGAGCGCACGCATCGAACAGTTTTCGTACAACGATGACGTCGTCCGCAAGTTTGTGATGGCCACGCTGCTCTGGGGCGTGGTGGGCATGCTGGTGGGACTGATCATCGCCCTGCAGTTGATCTGGCCCAGCCTCAGCTTCGACCTGCCCTTTCTCACGTTCGGCCGGTTGCGTCCGCTGCACACCAACGCCGTGATCTTCGCCTTCGTGGGCAACGGCATGTTCGCGGGGGTCTACTACTCGACCCAGCGTCTGCTGAAGGCCCGCATGTTCAGCGACCTGCTGGGCAAGCTCAACTTCTGGGGCTGGCAGGCGATCATCGTCTCCGCGGCGCTGACCCTGCCCCTGGGCATCACCCAAAGCCGCGAGTACGCCGAGTTGGAGTGGCCCATCGACATCGCCATCGCGGTGATCTGGGTGGTCTTCGCCATCAACTTCTTCGGCACCATCGCCAAGCGGCGCGAACGGCACCTCTACGTGGCCATCTGGTTCTACATCGCCACGATCATCGCCATCGCCGTCCTGCACATCTTCAACAACCTGTGGGTGATCGCCGGACCGCTCAAGAGCTACTCGATCTACGCCGGCGTCCAGGACGCCTTCATGCAGTGGTGGTACGGGCACAACGCCGTGGCCTTCTTCCTGACCACGCCCATGCTGGGCATGATGTATTACTTCCTGCCCAAGGCCGCGGAGCGCCCGGTGTTCAGCTACAAGCTGTCCATCCTGCACTTCTGGACCCTGGTCTTCATGTACATCTGGGCCGGGCCGCACCACCTGCACTACTCGGCCCTGCCGGGTTGGGCCTCCACCCTGGGCATGATCTTCAGCGTGATGCTGTGGATGCCCTCCTGGGGCGGCATGATCAACGGCCTGCTCACACTGCGCGGCGCCTGGCACAAGGTGGCCGAGGAGCCGATCCTCAAGTTCTTCGTCGTGGCCGTGACCTTCTACGGCATGAGCACGTTCGAAGGCCCGCTGCTCAGCATCAAGACCGTCAACGCGCTCTCGCACTACACGGACTGGACCGTGAGCCACGTCCATTCCGGCGCGCTGGGCTGGAACGGCTTCCTGGTCTTCGGCATGCTCTACTGGCTGGCCCCGCGGCTCTTCCAGTCGGGCCGGCTCTACAGCAAGAAGCTGGCGGAGCTGCACTTCTGGATCGGCACCGTGGGCATCCTGCTCTACATCGTGGCGCTCTATTCAGCCGGCGTGACCCAGGGCCTGATGTGGCGCGCCTTCGACCAGACCGGGCGCCTGCTCTATCCCGACTTCGTGGAAACCGTCCAGCGCCTGATGCCCATGTACATGGTCCGCGCCCTGGGCGGCACGCTGTACCTGACGGGCACCATCCTGGGTGTCTACAACATTCTGATGACCTGGAAGATGCGTCCGGCCCGCTACGAGGAACCCGTCTACGAGGCCCCCGCGCTGACCTACGAGCCGGAGCAGGCCGACTACAGCAAGGCCCCCTATCCCGGCGCCCTGGGCCGGATGGTCAGCCTCGCCTGGCACCGCGTCTGGGAAGGCCGCGGCCTGGTCTTCACGATCTGGGTGGTGATCGCCGTGGCCTCGGCCTCGCTCTTCGAGATCATCCCCACCTTCCTGATCAAGTCCAACGTGCCGACCATCGCCTCGGTCAAGCCCTACACGCCGCTGGAGCTCTACGGGCGCGACCTCTACGTCGCCGAGGGCTGCTACAACTGCCACAGCCAGATGATCCGGCCCTTCCGGGCCGAGACCCTGCGCTACGGCGAGTACTCCAAGCCGGGCGAGTTCATCTACGACCATCCCTTCCAGTGGAGCAGCCGGCGCATTGGGCCGGACCTGCACCGCGAGGGTGGCAAGCGGAGCGATTTCTGGCATCTGGAGCACTTCCGCGATCCGCAGAAGATGACCCCGGGCTCGATCATGCCCAAGTATCCCTGGTTCGAGAGCAAGGCCATCGATTTCGCCAGCATCCAGAAGCGCGTGGACGCGATGATCATGCTCGGCGTGCCCTACGGCGAGGTGGTGAACAGCGCCGAGGCGGTGGCCCGGGAGCAGGCCGCGCGCGTGGCGACGGCCATCGCCCAGAACGGCGGACCCATGAACCTGGGCGACAAGCAGGTGGTGGCGATCATCGCCTATCTGCAGCGGCTGGGCACGGACATCAAGGCCGCCGGGGCCACGAACTAG